In Oryza brachyantha chromosome 1, ObraRS2, whole genome shotgun sequence, the following are encoded in one genomic region:
- the LOC102712945 gene encoding phosphoethanolamine N-methyltransferase 1-like: MDVAAAAAVNGVLEVEERKAQKSYWEEHSKDLTVEAMMLDSRATDLDKEERPEILSLLPSYEGKSVLELGAGIGRFTGELAKTAGHVLAMDFIESVIKKNESINGHHKNASFMCADVTSPDLMIEDNSIDLIFSNWLLMYLSDEEVEKLVKRMVKWLKVGGYIFFRESCFHQSGDSKRKVNPTHYREPRFYTKVFKECQALDQAGNSFELSLLTCKCVGAYVKNKKNQNQICWLWQKVDSTEDRGFQKFLDNVQYKTNGILRYERIFGEGFVSTGGIETTKEFVDKLDLRPAQSVLDVGCGIGGGDFYMAEKYDVHVVGIDLSINMVSFALERAIGRSCSVEFEVADCTTKTYPDNTFDVIYSRDTILHIQDKPSLFKSFFNWLKPGGKVLISDYCKCPGKPSEEFAAYIKQRGYDLHDVKAYGKMLENAGFHDVVAEDRTDQFLNVLQRELAEVEKNKNEFVSDFSQEDYDDIVNGWKAKLQRSSAGEQRWGLFIATK; encoded by the exons atggacgtcgccgccgccgccgctgttaaCG GAGTGCttgaggtggaggagaggaaggcgcAGAAGAGCTACTGGGAGGAGCACTCCAAGGACCTCACTGTCGAGGCCATGATGCTCGACTCCCGCGCCACCGATCTCGACAAGGAAGAGCGCCCCGAG ATATTGTCTTTACTTCCTTCATATGAAGGAAAATCAGTATTGGAGCTTGGTGCTGGAATAGGCCGCTTCACTGGAGAACTAGCAAAAACAGCTGGGCATGTTCTTGCAATGGATTTCATTGAAAGTGTGATTAAGAAG AATGAAAGCATAAACGGCCACCACAAGAATGCATCATTTATGTGTGCAGATGTCACATCTCCTGACTTGATGATTGAGGATAACTCCATTGATCTGATATTTTCAAACTGGTTGCTGATGTATCTTTCAGACGAGGAG GTTGAGAAGCTAGTAAAAAGAATGGTAAAGTGGTTAAAGGTTGGTGGCTATATCTTCTTTAGGGAATCTTGTTTCCATCAGTCCGGAGACTCGAAGAGGAAAGTGAATCCAACACATTACCGGGAGCCAAGGTTTTACACTAAG gTGTTTAAAGAGTGTCAAGCTCTTGATCAAGCTGGGAATTCCTTTGAACTCTCTCTACTTACTTGCAAGTGTGTTGGAGCTTAtgtgaaaaacaagaaaaatcaaaaccag ATATGTTGGCTATGGCAAAAGGTTGATTCGACAGAAGATCGGggatttcaaaaatttttggacaatGTGCAATACAAAACCAATGGAATATTGCGGTATGAACGCATCTTTGGAGAAGGTTTCGTGAGCACTGGTGGAATTG AGACTACAAAAGAATTTGTGGACAAGCTGGATCTTCGACCTGCACAGAGTGTGCTTGATGTTGGATGTGGAATTGGGGGTGGTGATTTTTATATGGCTGAAAAGTATGATGTTCATGTTGTTGGTATCGATCTTTCGATAAACATGGTTTCTTTTGCACTTGAGCGTGCAATTGGGCGTAGCTGCTCAGTTGAGTTTGAAGTTGCTGATTGCACCACAAAGACATACCCAGACAATACGTTTGACGTCATCTACAGCCGTGACACTATCCTTCACATACAA GATAAACCCTCCCTGTTCAAATCCTTTTTCAACTGGCTCAAACCTGGGGGTAAGGTTCTAATTAGCGATTACTGCAAGTGTCCCGGGAAACCTTCAGAAGAGTTTGCAGCTTACATTAAGCAAAGGGGTTACGACCTTCACGATGTCAAGGCTTACGGAAAG ATGCTCGAGAATGCTGGTTTCCATGATGTCGTTGCCGAAGACCGCACCGATCAG TTCCTCAATGTTTTACAGAGGGAGCTTGCTGAAgttgaaaagaataaaaatgagTTCGTCTCTGACTTCAGCCAG GAGGACTATGACGACATTGTGAATGGTTGGAAGGCAAAACTTCAAAGGAGTTCAGCTGGTGAGCAGAGGTGGGGGCTGTTCATCGCGACCAAGTGA